In Candidatus Aminicenantes bacterium, a single genomic region encodes these proteins:
- a CDS encoding type IV toxin-antitoxin system AbiEi family antitoxin domain-containing protein gives MKYREFAGKFPKTVFTFQEASLVDRESSVAGLRLQLHRWVKRGDLMRIRRGVYAFTDKAAPWQEQIRMIYPPAYVSCEAALSMHGIIPDAPFEQTLVTPRITRVFKTPWGRFVFRHIRSGLFTGYDPVTFLAEPEKAVLDYFYYHHARLHADPLFWQEARWLNLSRLRWRRGERYLALYGKPVIERLWRSLKEYAKTNQDY, from the coding sequence GAGAATTTGCCGGCAAGTTCCCGAAAACTGTTTTCACGTTTCAGGAGGCGTCCCTGGTGGACAGGGAATCGTCCGTGGCCGGGCTCAGGCTGCAGCTGCATCGCTGGGTGAAACGCGGTGATTTGATGCGCATCCGCAGGGGGGTCTATGCCTTTACCGATAAAGCGGCGCCCTGGCAGGAGCAAATCCGGATGATTTATCCTCCCGCCTACGTCAGCTGTGAGGCTGCTCTCAGTATGCACGGCATTATTCCGGATGCCCCTTTCGAGCAGACACTGGTGACGCCGCGGATTACGCGCGTGTTTAAAACACCATGGGGCCGTTTTGTATTCCGCCATATTCGTTCCGGGCTTTTTACGGGGTACGATCCGGTCACGTTTCTGGCTGAGCCGGAGAAGGCGGTGCTGGATTATTTTTATTATCACCATGCGCGCCTTCATGCCGACCCATTGTTTTGGCAAGAGGCGCGCTGGCTGAATTTGTCCCGCTTAAGATGGCGGCGCGGCGAGCGCTACCTGGCGCTTTATGGAAAACCGGTTATTGAACGTTTGTGGAGGTCTTTAAAGGAATATGCAAAAACTAACCAGGATTATTAG
- a CDS encoding nucleotidyl transferase AbiEii/AbiGii toxin family protein yields MQKLTRIISEHPGATVVEKWNLCREYLQTRILQSLYALPMGKRLVFHGGTCLRICHGTRRYSEDLYFSLVEGKSVFSLEKTAAAVVRDLQRLGFKAEQKVNAEQTVQKAFVRVAGLIDHFNLPASKNQKLTVKLEVDVKPPGGGVVETFFVSRFDELFPISKYDLPTLFAGKMLALLFRPYSRGRDYYDALWFLKNKTTGNMAYFASGVKQAKSGGRHFQAWD; encoded by the coding sequence ATGCAAAAACTAACCAGGATTATTAGCGAACATCCGGGGGCGACGGTTGTCGAGAAATGGAACCTTTGCCGTGAATATCTGCAAACGCGCATCCTGCAATCCCTGTATGCTCTGCCAATGGGCAAGAGGCTTGTTTTCCACGGCGGCACCTGTTTGCGGATTTGCCACGGAACCAGGCGCTATTCCGAAGATCTGTATTTTTCATTAGTCGAGGGGAAAAGTGTTTTTTCACTGGAAAAAACCGCGGCGGCCGTTGTCCGTGATTTGCAACGGCTGGGATTCAAAGCGGAACAGAAGGTAAACGCTGAGCAAACGGTTCAAAAAGCGTTTGTGCGGGTGGCGGGCCTGATCGATCATTTCAATTTGCCCGCAAGCAAAAATCAAAAGCTGACCGTGAAACTTGAAGTGGATGTCAAGCCGCCCGGGGGCGGAGTGGTGGAAACATTTTTTGTTTCAAGATTCGACGAGCTTTTTCCAATCAGCAAATACGATTTGCCCACCCTTTTTGCCGGCAAGATGCTGGCCCTACTTTTCCGTCCTTACAGCCGGGGGCGGGATTACTATGATGCGCTGTGGTTTCTAAAAAACAAAACAACAGGCAATATGGCTTATTTTGCATCCGGCGTCAAACAGGCAAAATCAGGCGGCAGGCATTTTCAGGCCTGGGAC